One window of Gammaproteobacteria bacterium genomic DNA carries:
- the lolD gene encoding lipoprotein-releasing ABC transporter ATP-binding protein LolD has translation MNDAGPADLALRCENISRSYPQASGRLEVLRDIELDVAPGERISIIGASGSGKTTLLQIMGGLDDPTSGRIFINGRDLSQLSDAERGEMRNRRVGFVYQFHHLLPEFSALENVAMPLLIRRVEVAKARQQAADLLQRVGLGERLEHKPAQLSGGERQRAAVARALITGPALVLADEPTGNLDGRTGARVFETMLELNRELGTSLVVVTHDMRIARHMDRILTLEEGVLRPASVDG, from the coding sequence ATGAATGATGCCGGTCCCGCCGATCTGGCTTTGCGCTGTGAGAATATTTCTCGCAGTTATCCGCAGGCCAGCGGCCGCCTTGAGGTGCTGCGGGACATCGAACTGGACGTGGCGCCCGGGGAGAGGATTTCGATTATCGGTGCATCCGGTAGCGGCAAAACTACGTTGCTGCAGATTATGGGCGGGCTGGACGATCCCACCTCCGGCCGCATCTTTATAAATGGCCGCGACCTGAGCCAGCTCAGCGATGCCGAACGCGGCGAAATGCGCAACCGCAGGGTGGGTTTTGTCTATCAGTTCCATCACCTGTTGCCGGAATTCAGCGCGCTGGAAAATGTCGCCATGCCGCTGCTCATTCGCCGCGTCGAAGTGGCAAAGGCGCGCCAACAGGCAGCCGACCTGCTGCAGCGGGTAGGGCTGGGCGAGCGCCTGGAACACAAGCCGGCGCAGCTGTCGGGCGGTGAGCGGCAGCGTGCAGCAGTTGCCCGTGCTCTGATCACCGGGCCGGCGCTGGTGCTGGCCGATGAGCCAACCGGCAATCTCGACGGCCGCACCGGTGCCCGGGTATTCGAGACGATGCTCGAACTGAATCGCGAACTGGGCACCAGCCTGGTGGTGGTTACCCACGACATGCGAATCGCCCGCCACATGGACCGCATCCTCACGCTCGAGGAGGGAGTGCTGCGTCCAGCGTCGGTTGACGGCTGA